GACTATGACCCCGGCGGCACCGTCAAAGCGACCGCCATCCGGAACCGTGTCGCTGTGTGATCCCGAGGCAAGCGGCGGAAGATTGCCGGAGACCCCGGGAAGACGACCAATGAGATTTCCCCCTGCGTCAATCTCGACCGCCATCCCCAGAGAACGCATCTCTTCAGTCAGCCACGCGCGGGCCTTCCGATGGTTTTCGCCGAACGCAATTCGCGACCAAGGCTTGTCTGGATCCGTAAATGTGGAAAGCTTGTCGATCCGGCCCTGAATTCTATCCGCGTTGACGATCGGTCCGGTAGTTTCTTTATGCATCTTCATTTTGATCTCACCACGCGAAGGGCTTTACGAAACGTCCGGCCCCCGGCTCATTGACTACGTTCTTTCCGTCCCAAATGGGCCTGCCTCGGAGATAGGTTTGCTTGATTTGTGGCAGCCACATTTCGTCGTAGAGGCTCCAGTCGGACACGGTCTGCGAACTCGCCACTCGCCACGGCGCTAGCGTGGGATCGATAATGCTGAAATCCGCGTCGCACCCTGTTTGAAGAGCCCCCTTGCTGGTCAGACGAAAGTGGCGCGCGGGGTTGAGCGCGAGCACGCGTGCGGCAACGGCGAGATCCACATCGCGGTCCACGCATCCCTTAATTAGGGCCGGAACCAATACCTCGAGCGATGGGCCGCCCGACGCGTTCGCCAGCATGTCCGGATTGTTCTTTCGATCCAGGGACCATGCCACGTGGTCGGTCGAGACTATATCGATGGCACCTGCCGTCAGGAATTTCCATAGGCTCTCTCTCTCCGGCTGCGCGCGTATCGGAGGGTTGCCTTTTGCGAGACCAATCTTTTGTCGAACGGTGTTGTCTTCGTCGAACATGAGATAGTGAATGCAGACCTCTACAGAGCAGTCAAAACCTTGCCGCTTGTAGGTTTCACAGATCTCTATCCCACGGCCCAGCGAGCAGTGCACAACATGTGCCCGACATCCGGTGAAGGCACCGATTTCGTAGATTTCGGCGATCGCGAGCAATTCGGATAACGGCGTGTGAGTTTCTCCGTGCGCGAGGTAATCGGTTCGTCCCGACGCCTTCATCTGAGTAATCAGCTTCTTGACGATTTCTTCGTTTTCGTTGTGCACGCCGGACGCCAGTCCAGACTTGGCAACTTCTGAGAAAGCCTGCGACATAAGCAGAGGGGAGATACGCGGGAAGCGCTCGGGATCAGTTCCGAACGTCGAAAACTTGAAAGCGCAGACACCAGCATCGACCTGTTCTGGTATCTTGCTGACGCCGTCAGAAGGCCTGATCGTTCCGTAGAGCGCCACATCTACGTGTGCTTGCGAGGCAATGTCAGAAGCTTTGCTCTCGACGCTTTCCCTATCGCAAACGAGGAGACCCTCGTCGTATGGCATATCGACAATCGTCGTCACGCCGCCTGCAGCTGCAGCTTTGGTCGAGAATTTGAAATCTTCCCGGTTCTTTTGGCTTCTTGAATGAACTTGGGCATCGATAGCACCCG
This genomic window from Pararhizobium capsulatum DSM 1112 contains:
- a CDS encoding dihydroorotase encodes the protein MLDLVVKGNLVTPAGVIRGGYLSVAAGKVVGTSANDPGTAHERLFFEDAFVFPGAIDAQVHSRSQKNREDFKFSTKAAAAGGVTTIVDMPYDEGLLVCDRESVESKASDIASQAHVDVALYGTIRPSDGVSKIPEQVDAGVCAFKFSTFGTDPERFPRISPLLMSQAFSEVAKSGLASGVHNENEEIVKKLITQMKASGRTDYLAHGETHTPLSELLAIAEIYEIGAFTGCRAHVVHCSLGRGIEICETYKRQGFDCSVEVCIHYLMFDEDNTVRQKIGLAKGNPPIRAQPERESLWKFLTAGAIDIVSTDHVAWSLDRKNNPDMLANASGGPSLEVLVPALIKGCVDRDVDLAVAARVLALNPARHFRLTSKGALQTGCDADFSIIDPTLAPWRVASSQTVSDWSLYDEMWLPQIKQTYLRGRPIWDGKNVVNEPGAGRFVKPFAW